The DNA window ATTTCCATATTTCCTTCCACAAGATAATATTAGCATCCATACCGAGTACGTGGGCAGGGTGGGGAAACTGTGACCAGGCACGAGGGACGATGACACGAGGAAGACACCGCGTCGCAGCCCATGTGCTTATTCAGATAACCACAAGGCACACTTGAGCTTATCAATCTTAACCTACCTGGGAAAAGCTAACTGGGACCACTTTTGGGGCAAACTAGTCACAAAGCGGCATGGTGCTTCGTTCAGCTGGCATCGATCCCACGACACATCATACAGCCTTTAATGAAGAAAAACAGCACAACCTTACAGAACAACAGATGAATTAGTGACCATGCTCTAACCAGGAAAGTCTTTGGTGTCAGGACAATGCAAtaaatgaattactttatatgAGGCTCAGAgctaaaattaattaaaaaatactaCCAGCAAATCAGTGTGAACGCACCACAGAGATGTCCTGCAAACACACTGAGCCTCTTTGAGTACAAAAAAAGAGCAGCACCCTCTACAGGACACCAGGAAccttaagaaaaaaagaagccCAACAGCAAAGCCAAAAATTAATTTGGACGTTAGACACATGGCGCTGTCAACATTACGCACACGCCGCAAAATAAACCACTATCTTTTatttaacaactgcaatattacattcatttttttttcttttcttttctttaaaaaaaaaaaaggttatacCAAGAAATCGATAAGCAGAAGAGCGTGAACAGCATGACCCTGCAGAGTCTGGGCTTCTTAGGGCTCAACTGTTCAGGGAAGGGAATATCTCAGTTAGGGTGGTCTGTTTGCAGGCCTTGTGTACTacagggaggggggactctGAGGCAGGCTCCCCCCTCTGGGCCCGGGGGCCCCCACAGCTAGACCCTCGCTGCCTCACTCTCAGCTTCTCTTGCTTCTGTTCTGGTCCAGACTgagagcgccctctgctggaggGGTCCGCCGGCACATTGCTGGGACGCTGACGGAGCTGGTACTGGTCGGGGGAGCCCTTGCGCCGGTTCACAACCCGGAGGGCCTCTTCGCGgtccagctgctgctgcagtcTCAAGGCCAGCTGCCGATCCtcttcctgctgctgctgctggttctGCAGCTTCTCCTCCAGATCCACCAGAAGGTCGGCGTGGCAGGACCGCTTTctggcatggctgtctgcaccCTCAGATCCAACCTCGGTGCTCTTTCTTTTGCCAGGGGGCTGCTCTCTTACCCACATGGTCCCATGATCTCCAAGGTCTCCATCGTGCCCCATCCAGGAGGCTGCGGCGGTGCTGTCCATCTCAGCTGGCACGGAGGCGGTGCTGTCCATCTCAGCTGGCACGGAGGCGGTGCTGTCGTTCTGCTCCGGCTGGGAGACTCGTGTGTCTGGTTCTCCCCTCTCAGCCTCATTCCCCCCATACACATCCAGCCTAGATCGCTCCTTTGTACCACAATGAGACATTACAGGACACATCAAGCAGCCACACATGCAGAAATCTCTAAGGCACAGTGTTCAGGACTGAAATCAGCATGTAACTTACCACTTCAGTAGAACTGCTGACGGGACCCCTCTGTGCGAGCGGAAGCAAAAACCTACAAATCGGACATCAGAACCCAAGACATAAGGAGTCATGCATTCACACTAtgacacaccaacacacacacacacacacacgcacctcTCTATGTCTCCTGTGTTTGTAATTTTCTTGGCTGATATCTTGCCCGTCGACCGCACCTGTTTTTGAGCTTCTGGGGCTGGACTGGAATTCTGAAAAGACACCCCTGTTTATGTAGGCAAATGAAGATTTTACAAGCCTTGCCCAACCTGTCCCAACACCACCCCTCCCAGCTACCAGCTCCATGCTCAGTATCCTGGCCAGCTTCTCGTCATCCTCCAGCTGTTTCTCCTCCTGCCTTCTCCACTCCTCTGCCAAATGCTCCTCGTCCTCAGCCAGAAGTCGCTGGATGTACTGCTCGCTGGCTGCCTGCTCCGCCTCCTCCAGTGCACGCTTCTCCGcagccagctgggggggggggttgtcataCAGAATTCTCTGCTCACCATGCGAGTTACCCACAGGGAAACTCATGTCTTTCATGTGAAACAAGCACTGGTTGATTAAAACCTGACACTATTCAAATAATGTCATCATCACCTATCTGATGATTTTATCTAATGCGACTTGTAATAGAAGGGTTACCATTTGTGCGTGtcccctgggattcaaacccacaaccttcgtGCCATTAGCACTGTGCTCTACTTGTTGAGCCTCAGAAGCTTAAATTAACTTAATGATTAATCTACACCTGAAGAATGCTTTCAAAACGTGATTGGATAGTGTTTGTCAACCCCCAAAAGTCTGGAGTCATTCACAGGAGCACAGGCAGACTTGCGCtcgctctcgctctctctcacacacacacacacacacacacacacacactcactcactcactctcacCCGGCTAATCTGGTCTTCATACTCCTTACGCAGTTCACCAGGCTGGCTCACTCTTGGTCTGCTACTCACGGCTGGTGGTAGATCAACAGGACAGCAAACCGGGCAGTTATACATTCAGTTCATTAAACTACAGTGTTACCGTAAATCACAGCAGGAGTGTCAGTGGATGCAGGGTTTAGGGAAAGGCTGGAGTCACTTAATCATGTGGAAAAAATATGGATTCAGTCAGTCTAACAGTAAGCATTTTGATGCCGCACCTGCCATGTCCCCCGTGTCCCTGCCGCTGAGCCGCTGCTCACACTGTGCGGGAAAGGTCTCCTGCACACGGCTCCACAGCTCCACGTTGACCAGAGTCTTGTTGCGGCTGTGCATACGAGCCCAGCTGGACACGCGTTTCCGGCACAGGGGGCAGCTCAGGTTGGCTTTGTCCACCGTCTCCAGGAAGCAGGGCTTGCAGAAGGTGTGGCTGCAGGGCAGCGTCACCGGCTCCAGGAAGATATCCAGGCAGATGGGGCAGAGGCAGTCGGCCCGCGACAGCCCCCCCGGCCTCCCCTCGGCCTCTGCCACCGGGGGCATCCCTGCCCGGCTACTTCGTCGTCCAGAGGCCAGTACTCAAACTGTCAGTTACACGACACAGAACCGAAAAACTGCGGTCACTCGAATGCCTGGTAGAAACACATTGTATTTCTGCGCAGGCCGTGGACTCGGCCCATAGGGAAGCTGCGCTGTTGTACCTTTGGGGAGCTAAGCATGACCGTGATTTTACAGGGTATACGAATAATTACAAAGAGAGGCGGCAGATCACACGTACTGGTGACACATTATGAAATGATCAGGACAACCGACTGCAAATTTATAGGCGATAATAAAGGCGCCTTATCTGCTGACTAAACAGTGATCGCCGACCCACCGCGAATCGGTCCGTCTAAAGCCTCTCTACTCCGAAGTTGCCTATTCACCTCAAATCTGTGAACTAACTACCTGACAACAACAAGACGACTCACCGCATGCAATATCCCATCGAATGAAGTAAAATTAGATTCGGCGTctacaaaacaaacaacaagTAGTCCCCTAACTCTGAAACGAAACACAGCCTCTCAGCCTACGGCGCTCCGCCGTAAATACGCGCATGTGCGCGCCCTGGCGCCCTGAATTCCCGCGCATGCGCACGCTGTGTCGCGCGGAGATGGCACACAGGAAGTGTTATGAAACACGCTATTAGACTTCCGATTTGGTAAAGTGAATCGGATAAAGAACCAAAGATATATGATTTGTACAGGCGAATGACACTAAACACAGCCAGGGGCGTCTGAAATAAGTGGGACGGGAGTGGGGGGCGCGATATCGGCAGACCCCCCTCCTTccaagtgaatgaatgaatgaacgaatgaATAGAAAGTTCCTTATGATTTATTAGGCAGAGCGCGAGGACGAAACGAATAGAAATAAAGATTGTAGTCCTGTATCAGACaaatattttatcatgaatCAGTTATATTTAATGTTTTCGTGAAACTATAACCTAAACATGGAAATGCATGGATTTgtcttatttacatttacattattttcataCATGGATATGTCttattgaaaataataaaatctttattattgcaaaaatattattattattattattgcaagTCAGAAACCAAATCCTGAACATATTTGCTtcgtttttatttaaataataataatgctcaGTGTTATTCTGAACCTTTATCAAAATATTTATTCTGTGTGAATGAACGATAAGCAAGTCAAACGTGAGGAGCAGTTTATTGGCTTattaacaatttaaaaaaaaatctgtagaaGCTCATACAAATGCACATTCTTGGCATATGAGTAGATGTAAGTGAATAATAATTTAACcataactgatttttaaaaatacatttatcatTGCTGTATGGGTGTAGCCTAAACTACTGAAATGACAAAGTCAATTAACTTGTCTATAATATTCCTATAATAATGGGCCTCAAGTGATGAGCCTGCGGTACTGTGCCCTCGTCCTTATCTAATGATGAAAACCTGTCTTCCTTCACCTACAGTCCCAAGGTGAGAGGTCCAGATGAAAACTGGGGATGAGTCCCAGAATTTGGATGAAGCATGGGCCTAATCGAGCACTGATTTAAATCTGCAACCAGGTACCAAAGCGAACACAAGaccacaggcagacagagctCATGTtggtgaaaaatggatggaaaacTTTAACATGTAATGAAGAATTTTTGTGCTATGGGTACAAAGTAACTAAGACAGAAGCAAAGgcagattaatacatattataATTTGGTGTGCATATTAGATTATCAGTATTACTTTTTAAGATTAAGTGCCCTTAGTTCAAACTAACATTCTTCTCAGGTCTGATGTAAACCTTACATCAAAAATTCAGGCTTGATGTAAACCTGGACAGGGTGTGTGGGAAGATACCATCAGCCAAAATGTAAACAGGACCCAACAAATCGTAACAAGGCTTAGCTGTGTTATTATTCTAGGGGGTGCTGTTAAGCCAGTGAGGTCCCATCACAGAATAAACATGCCCcagctggggggctgggggtccTTTTTTGGCAGATCCTGAAAAACGTTTCGTTTGCATATCCGCAGAAAGTGACCTTTGATTTGACTCTGAAGGGATCTTCTTTGAAGTCCAAATATATATTGATCGATTCAGAACCTGGGGTTAGAAGTCAGATAGAAGGTCGGCCATGATCTTCGGAAGCAGAAGGCAGCGTGGCTGTGGAGGGCTCATAGTCCCTACATCGGTGCCTCAAGGTCTGCACTAGTTCTTGCATCTCCTCTGAGACTAATTTCTTGCCCAGGGACTACAGAATGAGAGAGAAAAGAGGATAGAGAGATAGGTGCAATTTTAGGCTTTGGACAGTTTGCTCTacatcagggttattcaactcacggtcctcgaggtccgagcactgctggttttccagccttcctttacctgtcagtcaggtgtgaagcctctgaccaatccgaatcagtaattattaaacaactacctgggtgaactgaaaacacgacctggatttggaatcgaggtccagagttgaagaaccctgctctacATCTTTGCTCCTCACATGAGCAACAGAAGACAAGAAAACAGGGCAAGGATGCGTGGTGGAAAAGAAGGGTATGGTGTGGGTATTGTACGGGTGTGGTACGGGAGTGATGCGGGTGTCGTGTGGGAGTGATGCGGGCATTACGTGGGAGTGATGCGGGTGTCGCGTGGGAGTGATGCGGGTGTCGCGTGGGAGTGATGCGGGTGTCGCGTGGGAGTGATGCGGGTGTCGCGTGGGAGTGATGCGGGTGTCGCGTGGGAGTGCCCGTCTCACCTGGTTCTCAGCCAGCGCCTCTTTGGCCATGTAGTGCTCCCTTTTTATTTTGACCTCCACCTCCTCTGGAATGTCTGGAACCATCATGTCGATCAGACGGGCAACAAAGAATACAACATGCTGTGGAAGGAAGAGGTGGGGAGACAAAGTGACTCGTTTTACTCGGCTTCAGAAAGATAGATGCTGCATTTCCACAGAACAACATAATCTAACATTAGTGGCACAGACGATTGCTTTTTATCAAAATTAAACTGACTTCAAAAATGATGACAAAACCCAGACGTATGGCCAAAAGGTGGAAGTATTCAGGCAGGAAATGTCCTTGGGAGTCCCTGTAGCCTCGGTACCTGCGTGTTTTAGAAAGCAGAGTTCTTAGAAATGTCCAGGCATTggagagcagcagcagctgatGCTGTAGCACTGGAAAAACTGCTCAGTAGGTGTGGAGTCTCTGCTGACACAAAGCATGacattgcatgctgggaaagaGGGGTGCGGTCCTACAGTACCTGCACAGAGTTTGGTTCTGGGTGTAGCTCAGTGGAGCTATAGCCAGAGTGGAGTTGATGTAGCCCTCTAAGCTCCCATCATTGGTGTATCTGTAGTACAGGCGTGGCAGGAAGTCGGATGTGAAAGCGATAAGGAAGGCCTGCCGTGGAAACAATGGAAACGGTCGTTACCATGGCAACAACTCCCCTCTACTTCGAAAAGCAGCATGAAGCCCACAGCGGCAAGTAGACGTGCAACAATGTCTCACATTGCTGATGACTGCCAGGTGGCAGATGACGTGCAGGATGGTGAACCAGATCCCGATGTCCTGGGCACGCTCCACAACCGGCCGCCGGTATTCACACACAAACTTCTGCGCATCCAGACGCACCTCCACCCAGTTGTTGAGCAGTGCAAAGAGGGGAGCCAGAGGACATGCGGCCACAAATATGGTGATGAAGCCAAATTGAAGCACTGCAAGAGTCAGAGAGGCACTCCATCACCGTCTCACTGTGTCACGCTGTCCAAGTCACACTGCTTCATAATTCACTGCATGATGATGTCTCACTGCATCACATTTCACGGCATCAAACCGTCTGCCATTCTCTAAAATGTCCAACTGAATCACACTGTCTATGTTGCACTGCCTCACATTTCACTGCATCACAACGTCTCACTGCCTCACATTTTACCACATCACGATGTCTTACTGCATAACATTGTATATCACACACTGCCTCACATTTCACGGCACCATGACACCTCACTGCATCACGCTGTCCATGTCACACTGCATCGTTTCTCTATATCACACTGTTCATACCATTCTATATTGCAACATTTCACTGCATCATTAAGTCTAACTGCCTCACACTATCCATGTCACTCATTGCATCATAATGTCAATCTGCGTCACAAAGATTCACTGCAGTATACTCTCCTAGTATCGCATTGCTTCATACTGACACATTATTTCAGACTGCCACTCACCCATCTCCAGATACTCAGCGAACAATCCTTCGCACACCAATAGCTGGTAGTCTTTTTCCCAGGGTGTAGCTATTTCTTTATTCAGACTCCTCTTGCCCTCCATATCCTTGTCATTTTCTCCATTGTGACGGAGCTTCCGGTTTTGCCACCAGGTCTGCAGCTTTCTACACAGTGTAAAGGGACCGTAAATAAagcacaaaacagaaacagtgtCAATGTACACTATCCGGACAAAAGTCCTGGGACACACTtctcaatcattgaattcaAGGGCTTCATTCAGACCCATAAAATGAACCGGctggccatgcagtcaggtttacaaatatttatgaaagaatgggtcgttctgaagagctcagtgaattcaagcgtagTACTGGCATAGGATGCCAcatttgcaataagtcagtttgcgAAATTTTCTTCCTGCTAGATATTGCATGGTTAACTGTTACTGGTATTATTGCCAAGTAGAAGCATTTAAGAACAACAAAAACTGAGCCACTAAGTGACAGACCACGTAACGTAACAGAGCGGGGAcaccgagtgctgaggcgcatagtgtgtaaaagtcgctCACATTCCATTGACTCACTAAcggcagagttccaaacttttGCTGgtattaactccagcacaaaaactgcgGCAGGAGCTTCACGGAATGGGCttcatgcaagcctcacatcaccaagcgtgACGCCAAAcgtcggatggagtggtgtaaagcacggcGCCACTGGActttggagcagtggaaacgtgttctgtggagtgacaaatcatgcttctcttTCTTGCAGTCttatggacgagtctgggtttggtggatgccaggaaaacatgcctgactgcattgtgccgactgtaaagtttggtggaggagggatagtGGTGTGGGCTTGTTTTttaggggttgggcttggcctcttagttccagtgaagggaactcaaTGAAGGGAACTTAATTTGGACAATTcaatgcttccaactttgtgggaacaatttggggaaggcccttttctgttccagcatgactgtgccccagtgacCAAAGCATGGTCCATGAAGGCATGGTTGAGAGattttggtgtggaagaacttgattgGCCCACACAGAGTCTTGACCTCAACCCCACCATTGGGTGGAACTAGACCGGAGATTGTGAGTCAGGCCTTCAGTTCCaatatcagtgcctgacctctggatgaatgggcaaacattcccacagacacactccaaaattttgtggaaagccttcccagaagagtatCAGCTATTATAGTGTATAATTGGAAATatgtaaaacagaaaacaaaactaATGGTATGGCTGTTAACAGAGGGTGGTGTGGGTGGAGATAGTTTGGCTGTTGGTCGAGGAGACAGTACTCACGGAAAAAGAAACTCCTGGATATTGTTGATAACCTGCTTGCCCACCATTATAACCAACAACTCCTGGGCCAGCTCAATAAGGCAGCCTCCTGCACCGCACTGCACACAGCATGGGAATCACATGGTTTAAACATGCTAAACATGAGAGTCACACACTGAACATGGAACAGATAGAAGTAGGAGCTCACATCTTCATTACGAAATCCCAGGAAAGTGTAATAGTTGCCAGGATAACCCACAAACCTGGGAATAAGAGGAAACTATGTGAGAGTCTTGCTTATTTTGCCTTTCATTATAATCACTAGTGTGAGCAAGGTCTCCAAAATTTCACAGAACTGTTTAGCTTTCAATGTGACACTCAGGACATTATACAGGTGTTGGTGTGTCTGGAATTTTGCAGCCAGGTTAAGTCTACAAGGGGGAGGAAGCTGGGAGATATCTAGCAGCTTGACTTGAGTAACATGCTGGTAGGATTGGGTCACATTTCTGGAGGAGAACATAGGTTGGCCATGTCCTAGTGTGGTGGACTCACCTGCCCTTGAAAAAAGCAATGTAGATGGGTGAAGAATAGAAGTTGACAAACTGGAAAATGAAGACCTTCAGAATGAATGCATCCTCATACTCAGTCTGAGTGCGGTGCATCTCTAATATGGAAAAAAGATAAATGTGTTGAGGCAGATGAGGAAACCAGAAACTGCACATTCAGCCCATGTACGTAAACAACCAGGAACCACCatgaacaaaaatattaaaCTATATAACCAGAGAAGTGTTGCCATTAACACAATAAATCAATGAAGTATTTCTGGGTTTGATGCCAAAATAAGTAGAATTTCTGGAGTTTGTCCTTCGCACCCCAACGAGTCAGAACATGGGCCAGGTAAGTGTAGAGCCTGGATAATAGCAGGATCACTGCCAAGTTGAGCACAGAACCAGTGAGACTCGCTATCCTCCCGGCCTGTAGGGGAGCACAACCAGAACCACAGCAAGGGTTGGATTTTCAAAGGACTCAATTAGACTCAATTAGATCAATTAGACTTAGGAAGGCTGGGTAACTCACAGCAAAGATGAAGAAAGGACTTCTAGACCCATAGATGATGATGCTGACTATGGTCCTGTACAGGATTATGGCCATCAGGAAAATCAGAACTATAGCCAGCTGAGAGGGACAAAAAGTGACAGTGCTGAGCCCTGAGAGAGCACAGTGTGacctggcagccatgcagcataTCAGAGTATGGAAGGGGAGACTGTTAACCACTGACACAATTGGGACTGCCTCTGCCCTTGGTAGCCATGTTACCACAGTGATGATGTCACACAAATAGCGTCTCACCATGACAATAATGACCATGCAGCTCGTTATTGTTCGGTTGAACCGGCGCCTCTCTGGAAAGTAGGGCTCCTCAGCGCCTGTAATAGGATTGCGTATGGTCATGGGCGCCATAGCGGTGAATTCTGGCCTTGGGCGTTCCTGGCTCGTAGAAAAAGTAAAGAGATTTGTGGTCCTCAGGAAACTCATCATGTCCAGTGTTTTGACTCCTAAGTAATGATGTTAAATCCACATAACTCTCAAAAAGAAACAAGTGGTCTGTTAAATACAACGTTTTAAATCACACTACTTCAAATGGGTTAACAGAAGAGTTGCTGTACTGTAATTTTCCCATCTCAAGTAAAGCTTAGCTAGAACAAAGCATTTTCCCTGCAGTTGGGTGAGGCCCACAGTTTCCCATTACATGCACCCACCCGACAGGGTACCAAGGCGTCAGCGTAAAGCAACTTTCTGCATGCACTAAAGCGCCGCTTCCCTCCTTCTCGTCTTCTTGTTACCTCAATCTCCTCAAACTCAGAGCAGTCCCAGCGATGGGCCAACACTGCGCTGGTGCGTTTCCAGTACTCCAGGAAGGTGATGGCCCACAGGGACATGAAGATGCTGAAGAACACCGTGCCGCCATGGTCAAAGAGTATGCCCAACTTCAGGGAGCAGAGACACAGTCAGTCTGAGATTGGACAGGACAGCCTGTGCATTATTCTCATGGACAGAGAAGACATGCAACAAACCTTGAAGGTGACACAGATGCTGGACAGGTTCCATTGGGAGCAGATGTTGCAAAGTGGACACATAACATAGGTATCCCCACTGCTGCAG is part of the Paramormyrops kingsleyae isolate MSU_618 chromosome 17, PKINGS_0.4, whole genome shotgun sequence genome and encodes:
- the ano7 gene encoding anoctamin-7, producing the protein MKNRRAEEDNHTLIAMEVPAEQSYGSIEAGDQSSPTHSNTFSDGTTQIDFVLVWEEHRTQLTDGLADRKSPQISDSSGQSRENFLSRLQASGILQEKRVVDQEQKQITYLLLSAPWSVLCYYAEEISLRVPLEEVSHTSLHGSEKILKKLSIPNIMIEDVPSPPRHFYTCQFRTNKLERFLGSDNKETFFKTTQRHQILYEILARTPYGLINRGEVGVDRLVSEKVFTAAYPLHEGPFQVAGEPMVPKSLGLRQILYQHWARWACWRRYQPLDHVREYFGEKIALYFAWLGFYTTWLLPAAVVGLVIFLFGIWLMSVDVPVMEVCSSGDTYVMCPLCNICSQWNLSSICVTFKLGILFDHGGTVFFSIFMSLWAITFLEYWKRTSAVLAHRWDCSEFEEIEERPRPEFTAMAPMTIRNPITGAEEPYFPERRRFNRTITSCMVIIVMLAIVLIFLMAIILYRTIVSIIIYGSRSPFFIFAAGRIASLTGSVLNLAVILLLSRLYTYLAHVLTRWEMHRTQTEYEDAFILKVFIFQFVNFYSSPIYIAFFKGRFVGYPGNYYTFLGFRNEDCGAGGCLIELAQELLVIMVGKQVINNIQEFLFPKLQTWWQNRKLRHNGENDKDMEGKRSLNKEIATPWEKDYQLLVCEGLFAEYLEMVLQFGFITIFVAACPLAPLFALLNNWVEVRLDAQKFVCEYRRPVVERAQDIGIWFTILHVICHLAVISNAFLIAFTSDFLPRLYYRYTNDGSLEGYINSTLAIAPLSYTQNQTLCRYRGYRDSQGHFLPEYFHLLAIRLGFVIIFEHVVFFVARLIDMMVPDIPEEVEVKIKREHYMAKEALAENQSLGKKLVSEEMQELVQTLRHRCRDYEPSTATLPSASEDHGRPSI
- the rnf168 gene encoding E3 ubiquitin-protein ligase rnf168, with amino-acid sequence MPPVAEAEGRPGGLSRADCLCPICLDIFLEPVTLPCSHTFCKPCFLETVDKANLSCPLCRKRVSSWARMHSRNKTLVNVELWSRVQETFPAQCEQRLSGRDTGDMAAVSSRPRVSQPGELRKEYEDQISRLAAEKRALEEAEQAASEQYIQRLLAEDEEHLAEEWRRQEEKQLEDDEKLARILSMELNSSPAPEAQKQVRSTGKISAKKITNTGDIERFLLPLAQRGPVSSSTEVERSRLDVYGGNEAERGEPDTRVSQPEQNDSTASVPAEMDSTASVPAEMDSTAAASWMGHDGDLGDHGTMWVREQPPGKRKSTEVGSEGADSHARKRSCHADLLVDLEEKLQNQQQQQEEDRQLALRLQQQLDREEALRVVNRRKGSPDQYQLRQRPSNVPADPSSRGRSQSGPEQKQEKLRVRQRGSSCGGPRAQRGEPASESPLPVVHKACKQTTLTEIFPSLNS